In Lineus longissimus chromosome 9, tnLinLong1.2, whole genome shotgun sequence, one genomic interval encodes:
- the LOC135493743 gene encoding triadin-like, translated as MRVKGLFFLTVLICVLSYHTARPDDGDDDRPGDDGEDTEDEERRDGKKGEDDDDDEDDDDDKREAKVEEKLRKMKSRKKSAMRDEQTKRYKKQSLKEVQDLKELSALISKKQTLLKTLKKSKSRGAAESALERETQQTINAARNKVDQKLLKRLLEGKGMKGPKYGHGGNLKLGSKMMAHFLGKDGAKGELGMKTVRHFLGKEAAVTKTKKAEKPASKKPEEKAKAKAKKSVAKEKKSKADETKSKPKSAESEAVLLENLRRFLAEKEAKTKQKKQAVGGKHKLGTKTVAHFLGVKKEKPVPEKLGTKTVRHFLGKTEEEPQKKTTEKPKSKAEGAKAKAKKTEAKAKIMKPKAAKTKAYAKISKDDVNENGKSSKKSETVANAEPKSKKHLHLLQKVSFDLEVDKNGHPLAKKPGAPVQASEPKQFEHVEKKVIEVVD; from the exons ATGCGCGTGAAAGGACTTTTCTTCCTTACTGTCCTGATAT GTGTGCTGTCCTATCACACGGCCCGTCCAGACGATGGGGATGACGACAGACCAGGAGACGATGGGGAAGATACTGAAGATGAGGAAAGGCGGGATGGGAAGAAAGGggaagatgacgacgacgatgaggatgatgatgacgacaagaGAGAAGCCAAAGTTGAAGAAAAACTGAGAAAGATgaaaagcagaaaaaaaagtgctATGAGAGATGAACAGACGAAACGATATAAGAAGCAGAGCTTGAAAGAAGTTCAGGATTTAAAAGAGTTGTCGGCACTGATTTCAAAGAAGCAGACtcttttgaaaactttgaagaaatccaaGTCTCGCGGTGCCGCCGAGAGCGCGTTGGAGAGGGAGACACAGCAGACGATAAACGCGGCGCGGAACAAGGTCGATCAGAAATTGCTGAAGAGGTTGTTGGAGGGGAAGGGTATGAAGGGGCCAAAATATGGCCACGGTGGAAATCTGAAGTTGGGTAGCAAGATGATGGCACACTTCTTGGGGAAAGATGGCGCGAAAGGCGAATTGGGAATGAAGACGGTGCGTCACTTCCTGGGAAAGGAAGCGGCTGTGACGAAGACAAAGAAGGCAGAAAAACCTGCCAGTAAGAAACCTGAAGAAAAAGCCAAAGCAAAGGCAAAGAAGTCTGTAGCAAAAGAAAAGAAGTCTAAAGCAGATGAAACGAAGTCTAAACCTAAGTCCGCGGAATCGGAGGCTGTTTTGTTGGAGAATTTGAGACGATTTCTCGCAGAGAAAGAGGCGAAGACAAAGCAAAAAAAGCAGGCTGTGGGCGGAAAGCATAAACTGGGGACCAAGACTGTGGCGCATTTCCTTGGGGTAAAGAAAGAGAAACCGGTTCCGGAGAAGTTGGGAACTAAAACTGTGCGGCACTTCCTCGGTAAAACAGAGGAAGAGCCTCAAAAGAAGACGACTGAGAAACCTAAAAGTAAGGCCGAGGGAGCAAAAGCTAAGGCAAAGAAAACAGAAGCTAAGGCCAAGATAATGAAACCTAAGGCAGCGAAAACTAAAGCTTATGCCAAGATATCAAAAGATGATGTGAACGAAAATGGAAAAAGTTCAAAGAAATCGGAAACTGTGGCAAACGCGGAACCGAAATCAAAGAAGCATTTGCACTTGCTGCAGAAGGTCTCTTTCGACCTCGAGGTGGATAAGAATGGTCACCCTCTCGCCAAGAAGCCGGGGGCCCCAGTCCAGGCCTCGGAACCAAAGCAGTTTGAACATGTCGAGAAAAAGGTCATTGAGGTTGTGGATTAG
- the LOC135493725 gene encoding uncharacterized protein LOC135493725 has translation MSSSSNVCTSSVHYAFVFLAAMTVVTSLPVVKSPDDQVARALGSTATSLKLVMQQTEDTFEVFKKTHTFFIPQHDEDMNTHEKYANVLIEEGIHDQYLPNLFQFDIHTGRSSQENIQVLYQTLDTFATEYRVAVAKIRLVECDQLNISEDACPLQCNTEDQKHGMLCKLDNLHQKTREFGQNVEKMMLELSITKQGTNVSIELNVPKIFHLEYYLRVVYQLKTQTVHLHEAMGVVQQL, from the exons ATGTCTTCATCAAGCAATG TCTGCACAAGTTCCGTCCATTATGCGTTTGTTTTCCTCGCGGCCATGacagtagtgacgtcactgccaGTCGTCAAGTCACCTGACGATCAAGTTGCACGTGCGCTCGGATCGACAGCGACCAGCTTAAAACTCGTCATGCAGCAGACCGAAGACACATTCGAAGTATTT AAGAAAACACACACTTTCTTCATTCCTCAACATGACGAGGACATGAACACACACGAGAAATACGCCAACGTTTTGATCGAAGAGGGCATACATGACCAGTACTTGCCAAATCTCTTCCAATTCGACATCCACACTGGCCGCTCGTCACAAGAAAACATTCAG GTGCTTTACCAAACGCTGGACACCTTCGCCACGGAATATCGTGTAGCCGTAGCAAAGATCCGCCTGGTTGAGTGCGACCAGTTGAACATTTCCGAAGATGCCTGTCCGCTTCAATGCAACACCGAGGACCAGAAGCACGGCATGCTGTGCAAATTAGACAACCTTCATCAGAAGACGCGGGAATTTGGCCAAAACGTTGAAAAAATG atgctAGAGCTTAGTATTACCAAACAGGGAACAAACGTCTCTATTGAACTCAACGTCCCAAAGATTTTTCACTTGGAATACTACCTACGTGTGGTTTACCAACTCAAGACCCAGACAGTTCATTTACACGAGGCCATGGGTGTCGTGCAGCAATTATGA
- the LOC135493998 gene encoding uncharacterized protein LOC135493998 — protein MAIIYSTVAFSCLAAMTVVTSRPTLTFTSTNHQRVLESTSISLKLLKLQSEVTFEAFERTHTEFIPSDDDSVNTHEKYADLLTTSYHDLLKLPTLFQVDLHTGLTVREDIQVLYQTLSVFTSEYRVAVAKIRLIECKQLRKPCPPRCHPREKMLCNLDSLRQKLQEFDQVVILMMQELRIPRPTTHVVRTLDLPMMAKLEFYLGVVYQLKEQTAHLHTAMDIIKRL, from the exons ATGGCAATAATATATTCGACAG TTGCATTTTCATGCCTGGCGGCCATGACAGTTGTGACGTCGAggccgaccttgaccttcactTCAACCAACCATCAACGTGTGCTGGAATCGACATCAATCAGTTTAAAACTTTTGAAGTTGCAGTCAGAAgttacttttgaagcattt GAACGAACCCACACCGAATTCATACCCAGTGACGACGATTCGGTCAACACACACGAAAAGTATGCAGATCTGCTGACCACGAGTTACCACGACTTACTAAAACTGCCAACTCTGTTTCAAGTTGATCTCCACACTGGTTTGACTGTTCGGGAAGATATTCAG GTCCTTTACCAAACCCTCTCCGTGTTCACGTCAGAATATCGTGTCGCAGTAGCAAAGATCCGACTGATAGAATGTAAACAGTTAAGAAAGCCCTGTCCGCCTCGATGCCATCCCCGGGAGAAGATGCTTTGCAATTTGGACAGTCTCCGCCAGAAGCTGCAAGAATTCGACCAAGTAGTAATTTTGATG ATGCAAGAACTCAGAATACCCCGACCAACTACCCACGTGGTAAGGACGTTGGACCTTCCGATGATGGCCAAGTTAGAGTTCTATTTGGGTGTGGTTTACCAACTCAAGGAACAGACGGCTCATTTGCATACTGCCATGGACATCATAAAGCGATTGTAG